A stretch of Mus caroli chromosome 5, CAROLI_EIJ_v1.1, whole genome shotgun sequence DNA encodes these proteins:
- the Fgfbp1 gene encoding fibroblast growth factor-binding protein 1 encodes MRLHSLILLSFLLLATQVFSEKVRKRAKNASHSTAEYGVEGSAPSLGKAQNKQRSRTSKSMTHGKFVTKDQATCRWAVTEEEQGLSLKVQCTQADQEFSCVFAGDPTNCLKHDKDQIYWKQVARMLRKQKNICRNAKSVLKTRVCRKKFPESNLKLVNPNARGNMKPRKEKAEVSAREHNKVQEAVSTEPNKVKEDITLNPAATQTMAVRDPECLEDPDVLNQRKTALEFCGESWSSICTFFLNMLQATSC; translated from the coding sequence ATGAGACTCCACAGCCTCATcctgctctccttccttctcctggccACTCAGGTGTTCTCAGAAAAGGTCAGAAAGAGAGCCAAGAACGCATCACACAGCACAGCGGAGTATGGGGTAGAGGGTTCAGCTCCTTCCTTGGGGAAGGCCCAGAATAAGCAGAGAAGCAGGACATCTAAATCTATGACGCATGGCAAGTTTGTCACCAAAGACCAAGCCACATGCAGATGGGCTGTGACTGAGGAGGAGCAGGGCCTCAGCCTGAAGGTCCAGTGCACACAAGCCGATCAGgagttttcttgtgtttttgctGGTGACCCAACCAACTGCCTTAAACACGACAAAGACCAGATCTACTGGAAACAGGTTGCCCGCATGCTGCgcaaacagaaaaatatctgCAGGAACGCCAAGAGTGTCCTGAAGACCAGAGTGTGCAGAAAGAAATTTCCAGAGTCTAACCTCAAGCTGGTAAACCCCAATGCACGTGGAAACATGAAGcccaggaaggagaaagcagaggtcTCCGCAAGGGAGCACAACAAGGTCCAAGAAGCTGTCTCCACGGAGCCAAACAAGGTCAAAGAGGATATCACACTCAATCCAGCTGCAACCCAGACCATGGCCGTTAGAGATCCAGAGTGTCTAGAGGATCCAGATGTGCTCAACCAGAGGAAGACTGCCCTGGAGTTCTGTGGGGAATCTTGGAGCTCCATCTGCACGTTCTTCCTCAACATGTTACAGGCTACATCATGCTAA